One region of Eupeodes corollae chromosome 1, idEupCoro1.1, whole genome shotgun sequence genomic DNA includes:
- the LOC129939972 gene encoding uncharacterized protein DDB_G0287625 — protein sequence MAFSRHNIEKNRLIEMVRQNPILWDCRLPHYKRSDKKKDIKWCELGRAFNVSGERVQRTFTSLREIFRRELNHEKLLGARFTSKWEYYGAMSFLKDVIRERKTRERYRQDGLFNEYSYSVKHQNGNCLLLQPDVIINDSPLNREISSSRSSTPSISIKEEPTDHDGDDECNEDLPKPTNKCRRKNLQNIQNASNQSSPPTAPTPSTSTYNHHQQNLSNKNNNSTHKNTSNNNNNNNKGFISNDDDDDDEEEEEEKAEANSTKVLKQTPREILYTKFGEFLSARLNTLNETVANDLMNRILLLIAENR from the exons ATGGCATTCTCAAGGCATAACATCGAGAAAAATCGCCTGATTGAAATGGTTCGTCAGAATCCGATACTCTGGGATTGCCGGTTGCCGCACTACAAACGTTCGGATaagaaaaaagatatcaaaTGGTGTGAACTGGGACGAGCGTTTAATGTGTCCGGTGAACGTGTCCAGAGGACATTCACATCACTCCGAGAGATATTCCGACGTGAGCTGAATCACGAGAAGCTACTTGGAGCTAGATTCACATCCAAATGGGAGTACTATGGGGCGATGAGTTTTCTCAAAGATGTTATAAGGGAAAGAAA AACTAGAGAACGCTATCGCCAGGATGGTTTATTCAATGAATATTCATACAGTGTCAAACATCAAAATGGAAACTGTCTCCTTCTCCAACCCGATGTTATAATAAATGATTCCCCATTGAATCGGGAAATATCATCATCGCGTTCATCAACGCCATCTATATCAATAAAAGAAGAGCCCACAGATCATGATGGAGACGATGAGTGTAATGAAGATTTACCAAAACCAACAAATAAATGTCGACGTAAGAATcttcaaaacatacaaaatgcaTCAAATCAATCATCTCCACCAACAGCACCAACACCTTCAACATCAACTtataatcatcatcaacaaaatctttcaaataaaaataataattcaactcataaaaatacaagtaataataataataacaataataaaggATTTATaagtaatgatgatgatgatgacgatgaggaggaagaagaagaaaaagcagAAGCAAATTCAAccaaagttttaaaacaaacaccTCGCGAAATACTCTACACAAAGTTTGGAGAGTTTTTATCAGCTAGACTGAATACACTAAATGAGACTGTTGCTAATGATTTAATGAAtagaattttattgttaattgcTGAGAACCGATaa